In Clavibacter californiensis, the sequence CGGGCTTCCTCGGCAAGTCGTTCTACGGCGCGGACGCCTACTGGGCAGGAGCCATCGACGACATGGAGGTCTGGACCTCGGCGCTGACCGCCGGCCAGGTGCAGCAGAGCGCCGCCGGCGTGCACTCCGTGCTCGCGGGCAAGGACGCCACCATCTCGCTCGGTGACACCTCCTCCGTCACCGCGGACCTGACCCTGCCCACGACCGGTGCCAACGGCTCCGCGATCACCTGGGCATCGAGCGCCCCGGGCACCGTCAGCACCACCGGCATCGTGACCCGGCCCGCCGCGGGCAACCCGGACGCCGTCGTCACGCTGACCCCCACGGCCGTCCACGGCGGCACCTCCGTCGTCGGCCGGGCCACCACCGTCACCGTCCCGGCCTACGCCGCGGGCCAGACGGCCGAGTCCGAGCTCGCCCGGACCGTGGCCGACGCCGTCAGCGCCGACCCCGCACTCGCCGGACCGGTGCGCGGCAGCCTCACCCTGCCCGCGACCGGAGCCGACGTCGCCGCCACGGCCTCGCGGCCCGGCAGCTCGAGCGCCGTCATCACCTGGACCTCCTCGAACGAGGCCGTCATCTCCTCCGCCGACAAGGGCACCGCGCCGAACGTCGTCGTCAAGGGTGCGGTCACGCGACCGGCAGCCGACACGAGCGTCACGCTCACGGCGACGGTGACCGTCCCCGGCACGGCGGCCGTCGTGCGGCAGCTGACCCGCACCGTCCCGGCGGCGGCCCCCGTCGCCGCGAGCGACCTCGACGCGTACATGTTCGCCTACTTCACGGGCGACAGCGTCGAGGGCGAGAAGATCCGCTTCGCGACCTCCGACGGCAACGACTCGCTGAACTGGAAGACCCTCAACGACGCGCAGCCGATCCTCACCTCGACCCTCGGCACGAAGGGCCTGCGCGACCCGTTCATCCTCCGTTCCAAGGAGGGCGACCGCTTCTTCCTGATGGCCACCGACCTCTCCGTCGGCACCACCGGCTTCGGCGGATCGACCAACCGCGGCAGCCGCCACCTCGAGATCTGGGAGTCCACCGACCTCGTGAACTGGGGCCAGCAGCGCCACATCGAGGTCAACCTGCCCAACGCGGGCATGACCTGGGCGCCCGAGGCCAGCTACGACCCCACCATCGACGCCTACGTCGTCTACTGGACCTCGGCCCTGTTCACCGACAGCACGCGCAACGTCGAGGACGGCAACGGACCGCAGATCCTCACCTCCATCACCCGCGACTTCCGCGACTTCACCACCCCCGAGGTCTGGTTCAAGGCCGCTGACGTCCCCTCGCTCAACAAGAGCAACGGGCTCATCGACGCCACCATGCTGAAGGACGGCGACACCTACTACCGGTTCACGAAGGGCACGCAGACCACCGGCTGCCCCTCACCCGACATCATCGGACAGAAGTCGACGAACCTGCGCGCCACCACCGCCTCCGGAGCCTGGAGCCTGATCGACACCTGCATCGGCCGCGACGCCGGGACGCCGGAGGTCGAGGGCCCCGAGATCTTCAAGGCCAACGAGGGCGACCGGGCGGGGTACAAGTACTTCCTCTGGACCGACAACTACGGCGGACGCGGCTACATCCCGCTCGGCACCAACTCGCTCGAGGGCGACATCAAGTGGACGATCCCCGGCAGCTTCTCGCTGCCGGCCTCGCCCCGCCACGGATCCGTCATCTCCATCACCGCGAAGGAGCGCGACGCGCTCGCGGCGAAGTGGAACCCGTCGCTCCTGGTCACCTCGATCGACGCGGTCGCCCGCACCGTGCCGGCCGGATCGACCACCGTCGACCTGCCCGCCACCGTGGGCGCGTCGTTCAAGGACGGGCACCGCGAGACGGTCGCCGTGACGTGGGAGACCCCCGACCTGAGCTCGCTCAAGAAGGCCGGCGACACCGTCCAGGTCCGCGGCCAGCTCGCCAACTCGGCGGCGACCCCGGCGATCACGACCGTCACGGCGACGGCTCCTCCCGGACCCGCCGTCCAGGCCTCGGCCTCCAGCCGATGCGTCGCCAGCAAGGTCACGGTGACGGGCACCGCCACCAACGCCAGCGACACGACCGTCGAGCTCACGGTGACCTCGCCGTGGGGGAGCAAGACGTTCACGGGCGTCGCCCCCGGCAAGACCGTCACCGCGGCGTTCAGCACCCGCGCCGTCTCCATCGGCGCCGGCGAGCTGAGCGTCACGTCGAAGGCCGCCTCCGGCTCCCGGACGGTGACCGCGCCGTACGCGGCGATCGCCTGCCGCTAGACCGGGATCCGGGAGGGGACCTGATCCCCCTCCCGGATCTCATCCACCCCGGAGCCTGAGGCTCCCACCCCGCGGGGAGCACGGACCGCACGGCCCGTGCTCCCCGCCCCACCCCTGACGGAAGTTGACGAACGATGCGGTTCCGACGCACGACGGCCCTCATGGTCGCCGCGACACTGACAGCGGGGGGTGCTGCGCTCAGCAGCGCGCCCGCTCAGGCCGCGGTGCCCAGCCCGATCCTCTCCTACGACTTCGCCTCGACCGCCGCAGCGGGATCCGCCGTCGCCGCGGGGACGGGCTTCACCGACTCCGTCGCCGGCCGGTCCGCCACGGTCCGCGGTACCGGCGCCACCACGGTCGCCGGCCCGCGCGGCGGTACCGACCGCGCGCTCCGCCTCCCGGGAGGCGCGGCAGGGAGCTCCGCCGCGTTCGCCGAGATCGCGCCGGGCCTCACCTCGGCCTCGACCACCGACATCACGATGTCGGCCTGGCTGCGCTGGGACGGCGGTCAGAGCTGCAGCTGGGCGTACTCGCTCGGACAGTCGACCGAGCGGTACCTCTTCACCACGCCGGAGTGCGGCGGGAACCTCATCGGCGCCGTGAAGAACGGCTCCGAGCAGCGCGCGGCGGACACCGGTCCGGCGGCATCCGGTCGATGGAGCCACGTCGCCGTCGTGCTCCGCAGCGGCGTCAGCGTGTCGACCTACGTCGACGGCCGGCTCGCGCAGACGACCCCGACCTCCGCCACCGGCGCGGCCACCATCGGCACCGCGACCTTCTCCGGCCTGCTGGGCAAGTCGCTCTTCGGACCCGACCCCCTCTTCGCCGGCGCTCTGGATGACGTGCACGTGTATCCCGCGGCGCTCTCGCAGGACCAGGTGCGCGAGGACGCGGCCCCCGCGGCCTCCGTCATCGCGGCGTCGGACGCCGCGGCGGCGACCATCTCGGTGACCGAGCCCGTCACGGGTGACATCGCCCTCCCCACGCGCGGCGCGGGCGGCTCGGTCCTCACGTGGACGAGCAGCGACCCGTCGGTGATCGGCACCGACGGGACCGTGCGCCGCCCGGCACCCGGATCCGCGAACGCCACCGTGCGCCTGACGCCGACAGCGACCTTCGCCGGAGCCAGCGCCACCGGCACCGTGCGCTCGGTGACCGTCGCCGCGGACACGGAGGCCGACGCGACCGCGCGCCTGCGCACGGCCCTCGTCGTCCCCCTGACCGTCGCATCCGGCACCGCGCTGCCCACCGTCGCCGGGTACACGGTGTCGTGGAGCGCCGACGGCTCCGACCTGTCCGGCGGACGCCTCGTCAACGACACGGCGACCGACCGGGCGCTCGCGGTCACCGCGACCGTCAAGGTCGGCGCCACCACGCTGACGAAGACGTTCCGCACCACGATCCTCAGCGCCAGCACGGCCAAGACCGTCGTCGCCTACACCCGCACGCCCACCGGCGAGCTCAAGGCCAACCAGGACACGGTCGCCCGCAGCATGCACCTGGCCCTGGGCGCGTCCGCCGGCACGGCGACCGCGCTGGCAGGCAACAACGGCGTCCTCTACGCCGACGGCGTCTTCGTCGGGACCGACAAGGTGGAGAACCGCGCCATCGCCGCGCCGTCGCTGTTCACCTTCGCCGACGGGACCG encodes:
- a CDS encoding immunoglobulin-like domain-containing protein — encoded protein: MSRTLRQERTRRSRLPRAGAALTIAAVSLGGVLGPIGAAGAAETVPAPALQYSFDAIDATLGNGAVIADAAPGNHPGTLVNAGATSVAGPSGAPGDRALSLPGGSSTSAAPHVRIAPGLIPAGTQDVTMSAWLRWSGAPDCTWPFTLGSSVDSHVLATTKCGPAGFGAIKNGSEVRGAGNTPVATDRWVHMAVVVKGGQSVSTYFDGALVGQGNTSSTAASAIGTSTFSGFLGKSFYGADAYWAGAIDDMEVWTSALTAGQVQQSAAGVHSVLAGKDATISLGDTSSVTADLTLPTTGANGSAITWASSAPGTVSTTGIVTRPAAGNPDAVVTLTPTAVHGGTSVVGRATTVTVPAYAAGQTAESELARTVADAVSADPALAGPVRGSLTLPATGADVAATASRPGSSSAVITWTSSNEAVISSADKGTAPNVVVKGAVTRPAADTSVTLTATVTVPGTAAVVRQLTRTVPAAAPVAASDLDAYMFAYFTGDSVEGEKIRFATSDGNDSLNWKTLNDAQPILTSTLGTKGLRDPFILRSKEGDRFFLMATDLSVGTTGFGGSTNRGSRHLEIWESTDLVNWGQQRHIEVNLPNAGMTWAPEASYDPTIDAYVVYWTSALFTDSTRNVEDGNGPQILTSITRDFRDFTTPEVWFKAADVPSLNKSNGLIDATMLKDGDTYYRFTKGTQTTGCPSPDIIGQKSTNLRATTASGAWSLIDTCIGRDAGTPEVEGPEIFKANEGDRAGYKYFLWTDNYGGRGYIPLGTNSLEGDIKWTIPGSFSLPASPRHGSVISITAKERDALAAKWNPSLLVTSIDAVARTVPAGSTTVDLPATVGASFKDGHRETVAVTWETPDLSSLKKAGDTVQVRGQLANSAATPAITTVTATAPPGPAVQASASSRCVASKVTVTGTATNASDTTVELTVTSPWGSKTFTGVAPGKTVTAAFSTRAVSIGAGELSVTSKAASGSRTVTAPYAAIACR